In Xanthomonas campestris pv. phormiicola, the DNA window CAGTCGGGCAATGCCTTCATCGTGCTCGGCGCGGCGTACTTCTGCTCGGCGCTGGTCAGCGCGCGCGGGGTGGCCCGGTTCGGGCTGCTGCCGACGTTGCTGCTGGGCTGCATGGTGCAGATGCTGGGCCTGCTCGCGCTGGCGTGGACCTTGCACACGGTGTGGCCGCATCCCGGCTGGCGCGCGCTGGCGCCGGCGACGGCGCTGATCGGCGCCGGACAGGCCTGGATCGTGGCCTGCTTCTACCGCATCGGCCTGTCGCAGGTACCGACCGAGCATGCGGGTGCGGGCAGCGCCATGCTCTCCACCGTCCTGCAGGCGGCGATGGGCCTGGGCCCGGCGGCGCTGGGCGCGGTCTACGCGCACGCGCGCGGCGGCGGCAGCCTGGCGGCGATGCAGGCGGCCCTGGGCAGTGAGTGGCTGGCGATGCTGCTGCTGGTGGCGTGCACCCTGGTCTACCGGCAGCGCCAGCGCCGCCCCGTGCAAGCCGCGGCGACCTGAACCCGGCCGCTCGCGGCACCGCCCCGGCTGCGGCGCAGGCAGGCCGGCAGCCGACGTGCCAGCGCGGGTGCCGCTATAATCGAGGACATTCATTTCGTCGCCTTCCGGCCCCGGCCGGCGGGCGTCCTGCGCCTTCCGGAGACCCCATGTCGCAATACATCTACACCATGAACGGCGTCAGCAAGACGGTGCCGCCGAAGCGCCAGATCATCAAGGACATCTCGCTGTCGTTCTTCCCGGGCGCCAAGATCGGCCTGCTCGGCCTCAACGGCGCCGGCAAGTCGACGGTGCTGAAGATCATGGCCGGCGTGGACACCGATTTCAGCGGCGAAGCGCGCCCGCAGCCGGGCATCAAGGTCGGCTACCTGGCGCAGGAGCCGGAGCTGGACCCGGCCAAGACCGTGCGCGAAGCGGTCGAGGAAGGCGTCGGCGAAGTGCTGCAGGCGCAGGCCGCGCTGGACAGGATCTACGAGGCCTATGCCGAGGAAGGCGCCGACTTCGACAAGCTCGCCGCCGAGCAGCAGCGCCTGGAGGCGATCCTCGCCGCCGGCGACGCGCACATGGTCGAGCAGCAATTGGAGATCGCCGCCGACGCGCTGCGCCTGCCGCCGTGGGACGCGGTGATCGGCCCGCTGTCCGGCGGCGAGAAGCGCCGCGTGGCGCTGTGCCGGCTGCTGCTGCAGAAGCCGGACATGCTGCTGCTCGACGAACCGACCAACCACCTGGACGCCGAGTCCGTGGAATGGCTGGAGCAGTTCCTGGCGCGCTACACCGGCACCGTGGTGGCGGTGACCCATGACCGCTACTTCCTCGACAACGCCGCCGAGTGGATCCTGGAACTGGACCGCGGCCGCGGCATCCCGTGGAAGGGCAACTACACCGACTGGCTGATGCAGAAGGAAGAGCGCCTGAAGCAGGAAGACAACCAGGAGAAGTCGCGGCAGAAGGCGATCCAGAAGGAACTGGAGTGGTCGCGGCAGAACGCCAAGGGCGGCCGCACCAAGGGCAAGGCGCGTCTGGCGCGCCTGGAAGAACTGCAGTCGGTCGATTACCAGCGCCGCAACGAGACCAACGAGATATTCATTCCGCCGGGCGAGCGCCTGGGCAACGCGGTGCTCGAGTTCAAGCACGTCACCAAGAAGTTCGGCGACCGCCTGCTGATCGACGACCTCAGCTTCCTGGTGCCGTCCGGCGCCATCGTCGGCATCATCGGCCCCAACGGCGCCGGCAAGTCGACGCTGTTCAAGATGATCATCGGCAAGGAGAAGCCGGACTCGGGCGAGATCGTGCTCGGGCCGACGGTGAAGCTGGCCTACGTGGACCAGAGCCGCGACAAGCTGGAAGGCAACCACAACGTGTTCCAGGAAGTCTCCGGCGGCCTGGACATCCTCAACATCAACGGCGTGGAGATCCAGTCGCGCGCCTACCTGGGCCGCTTCAACTTCAAGGGCCAGGACCAGCAGAAGCTGGTCGGCAGCCTGTCCGGCGGCGAACGCGGCCGCCTGCACATGGCCAAGACCCTGCTGCAGGGCGGCAACGTGCTGCTGCTCGACGAACCGTCCAACGATCTGGACATCGAGACGCTGCGCGCGCTGGAAGACGCGCTGCTGGAGTTCCCCGGCAACACCTTCGTGATCTCGCACGACCGCTGGTTCCTGGATCGCATCGCGACCCACATCCTGGCGTTCGAAGGCGACTCGCACGTGGAGTTCTTCCAGGGCAACTACCGCGAGTACGAGGCCGACAAGCGCCGCCGCATGGGCGACGACGCCGGTCCGAAGCGGCTGCGCTTCAAGGCGCTGAAGTAAGCGAGCGCGGAACGCGCAGATGCACCTTGCCACGGCCCGCGCACAGCGGGCCGTGTGCATTCGGGCGCTGCTGCGGCTCGGACTCTCTCAGGGCGCTAGACACCTGTGGGAGCGACTTCAGTCGCGACGGGCACTACCGGTAACGCCCGTCGCGACTGAAGTCGCTCCCACAAAGGGCATCGCCTGGCATTCGATCCGGCGCTACAGCTCGTAGGACAGCACGTCCTCGAAGCCGAACTTGCCGAAGTCGCGGATGCGCGACGGGTACAGCCGCCCGATCAGGTGGTCGTGCTCGTGCTGCACCACCCGCGCATGGAAGCCTTCGGCCTCGCACACCACCGCGTTGCCGTCCGGGTCCAGGCCGCGGTAGCGGATCTGCCGGTAGCGCGGGATCACCGCGCGCAGCCCGGGAATGGACAGGCAGCCTTCCCAGCCGTCCTCCAGTTCGTCGGACAGCGGCTCGATCTGCACGTTGGCCAGCGCGGTGCGCGGCACCGGCGGCGCATCGGGATAGCGCCCATTGCTGTCGAAGCCGAACACCATCAGTTGCAGGTCCACCGCGATCTGCGGCGCGGCCAGGCCGACGCCGCGCGCGGCGTCCATGGTCTCGAACATGTCGGCGACCAAAGCGCGCAGCTCCGCGCTGCCGAAATTGTCGACCGGCTGCGCGATGCGCAGCAGGCGCTGGTCGCCCATGCGGATGATGTCGCGGATCATGCCCTGCTCCTGTCGCCGAATGCCGCGCCGATTATCCGCCGACTGGCGCGCGCTTGCAGCCTGGCCATCTCGACCTGGCGGCGAGTGGCGCGGCTGCGGGTGCGGTGGGGGCTGAAGCCCATGCCTTTCAACTTGCGGCGACCGACGCGGCGCATCGCGCACCCGGCGCGACGCGCTTTTTCGTGGCGATGCTGTAGAACAACGACCTGGACTCCGCCGCGCGCAGGCAATGCACAACGATCGCCCTGGATCCTCTTTCTTCTCGCCGAGCCGGCGCGACCTGCTGCGGCTGGCCGTGCTGGCCCCGGCGGCGATCGGACTGGGCCTGCTGCCGGGCTGTTCGAATCCGCCACGTTTCGACGGCAGCTTCATCCAGCCGTGGCGCAGCCACCTGGACCTGGGCGCGCAGGACTGGCAACAGCACATGGCGCTGGCCCAGCGCCTGGGCTGCCGGCAGATCGTGGTGCAGTGGGCCGGGCTGTACGGCAGCGGCGGCGACGCGGACTGGACCCTGCCGGACAGCACGCTGCAGCTGATCTTCTCCACGGCGGCCGCCGCCGGCCTGCAGGTGCGCGTCGGCCTGCCCTACCACAGCGGTTGGTGGAAGGCGCTGCAGGCGCCGGAGCTGGCCACGCTGGATGCGTTCCTGGCGCTGACCCTGGAGCACGCGCGCGCCTATCTGCAGGCCGCGCCGTGGCGCAGGCAGGCCAACTTCGACGGCTGGTACCTGCCGTACGAACTGGAACAGTTCCACTGGGCGCAGGACGCGCGGCAGCAGCGCCTGTGCAGCTGGCTGGCAGCGCTGTGCGCTGCGGCCAGCGCCGGCACCGGGAAGGTCACCGCGATCTCCACGTATTTCAGCCGGCTGCAGACCAGCGGTTCGCTGCCGCAGCTGTGGAACCGCATCCTCGACCAGGTGCCGCTGCGGCCGATGGTGCAGGACGGCGTCGGCGTGGCCGGGCTGGACAACCTGGACGGCGTGGATCCGCTGCTGGCGGCGCTGCGCGCGCGCCAGGTCGCCTTCGACGTGGTGGTCGAACTGTTCGAGGAACTGCCCAGCTCGGCGGCCGACGGCAGCCACTTCCAGGCGCAGACCGCCGATGCCGCGCGCATCCAGAAACAGCTGGCGTGGGCGCAGCGCAGCGGCGCCGCCGGCATCTTCGCGTTCGCGCTGGACCCGTGGCTGTCGCAGGACTCGCCGCGCGCGCAGGCGCTGCGCCGGCAGTGGCGCGCCGGGCGCCCATAGCCGCCCGGCGCGCGCCTACAGGGCGCGGCCGATGATGTCGCGCAGGATCTCGCTGGTGCCGCCGAAGATGCGCAGCGCGCGCGCATCGGCCCAGGCGCGGCCGATGCCGTACTCGCTGCTGTAGCCGTACCCGCCGTGCAGCTGCAGCAGCGCGTCCAGCACCTGGCCCTGGATCTCGGTGGCGTTGAGCTTGGCCATCGCCGCGGTGGTCGCCTGCAGCCGGCCCTGCATGTGCGCGCCCAGGCACTGGTCGAGGAAACTGCGCAGCATCGCCAGCCGCGCCGCCGCGTCGGCGAGCACGAAACGGGTGTTCTGGTGGTCGATCAGGTGGCGGCCGAACGCCTTGCGCTGGCGTACGTAGGCCAGGGTCTGGTCGAGCATGCCCTCGGCCGAGGCCGCCGCGCGCAGCGCGATCGCCAGGCGTTCGGCGGCCAGTTGTTCGCCGAGGTAATCGAAGCCGCGCTGTTCTTCGCCGAGCAGGTGCGAGACCGGCACCGCCACGTCCTGGAAGAACAGCTCGCTGGTGTCCTGCGCGTGCTGGCCGATCTTGGCCATCGGCGCGCCGCGGACGACGCCGGGCAGTGCGGTGTCGACGCAGAACAGGCTCAAGCCGCGCGCGCCCAGTTCCGGCGCCACGGTCGCCACCACCACCGCCACGTCGGCGTTGCTGCCGTTGCTGATCCAGGTCTTCTGGCCGTTGAGCAGGTAGTGCTCGCCGTGGCGCACGGCGCGGGTGCGGATCGCCTTGAGGTCGCTGCCGGCGCCGGGCTCGGTCATCGCGATCGCGCCGATCGCCTCGCCGCGCGCCATCTTCGGCAACCATGCCGTGCGCACCGCGTCGCTGCCGTACTGCATCAGGTACGGCGCGACCATGTCCGAATGGATCGAGAAGCCGATGCCGAGGAAATTCGCCCGCGCCAGTTCCTCGATCACGCAGGCGGCATGCACGGCGTCGCCGCCCAGGCCGTAGGGCTCGGGCAGCTGGCAGTTGAGCAGGCCGGCCGCGCCGGCCGCACGCCACAGCGCGCGCGGGGTGATGCCGTCGCGCTCCCACTGCGCGTAGTGCGGGGCGATCTGGCTGTCGATGAAACGCCGCACCTGCGCACGGAACAGGGTGTGGTCTTCGCGGAACACGGGGCGCTCGCGCATGGCTCAGCGACCGACCGGATCGGTGCCGCTGAGCTGGCCCTGCAGCACCGGCGCGCTGCCGCTGCCGCTCAGGAACAGGCTGTAGTGGTCGCCGGGCTGCAGCGACGGCAGCGCCAGCGGCGCGCTGTCCTTGCTGCCGCACGTGGCGACCAGGCGGGCCTTGACCGGGTTGATCGCGCGCGCGCTGCTGGCGCCCGCGGCGACGGCCGGGAACACCACCGCGCCGCCGTCGGCGATCGCCAGCCGCGCCTGGCCGCAGCCGCCGGCCAGGTTGTAGAAGCGGATCTCGGCCTTGAGCGCATCGCTGCTGCCGCCGCCATCGGCCAGCACCGCCAGCGGTCGCGACGGCGCGGCCGGGTCCAGCACCAGGGTGGTGAAGCTGCCGGCGGCGACCTGCGCCTGCTCGCGCGCCTTGCCGGCCACGCGCAGCGCGAACGGCTTGCCGCCTTCGACGATGGCGTAGCGGGTGGCGCGGCTGGCCGGGCCGATGCGCTGTGCAGCGCCATTGCCGATGCCGACCTCGAGCGCGGCATCGCCCGGGTTGAGCACGCGCACGAACGCCGAACCGGCCGGCGGGCGCGCGGCGTACAGCTGCGCGAGGCGGCCTTCCGCGGCGTCCTGTTGGGCGGTGGCGGCCAGTGGCGCGAGCGCGGCGGCGGCAAGCAATGCGAGCATCCATTTCATCGTGGCGTTTCCTGGCTGCGGAGCATGCGCGCCATGGCATAGCGCTGCTCCAGTTGTTTGCGATCGACCTTGTCGCTGTTGCCGGTGGGCAACGCGTCCACGGCGATCAGTTCGGAGGGAATCATGTAGGCCGGCACGCGGCGAGCGAGTTGCCGCTTCCAGTCCCGCAGCGCATCCGGCAGCGGCCGTACCGCGCCGACGCCCGGCACCGACAGTTCGACGAAGCCGATCATCCGCACCAGGCTGCCATCGGGCCGGCGCAGCACCACGGCGGCACCGGCGACCACGCCGTCCAGGGTCGACAGCGCCGCATCCACTTCGGCCAGTTCGATGCGGTAGCCGTTGAGCTTGATCTGGTCGTCCCTGCGGCCGCGGAAGTAGAACCGTCCCTGCGCATCGACCTCGCCCAGGTCGCCGCTGCGGTAGGCGCGCTTGCCGTCGTGCTCGAACAGCACGCCCTGGTCGAGGTCGGGGCGGTCCAGATAGCCGCGCATCACGTGATCGCCGGCCATGCAGATCTCGCCGGCGTCGAGGAATACCTCGGCATACGGCTTGGCCACGCCGATCGGGAACGGGTTGGGTGCGGCCGCGCGCAGTGCGGCATCGATCTCCACCCAGGTGGTGGAACAGGTCGCTTCGGTCGGGCCGTAGGAGTTGACGATGCGCGCCTGCGGGAAGCGCGCCCACAGTTCTTCGGCCACGCGCGGGGTCAGCGACTCGGCGCCGAACACGAACACCTGCAGCGCGGGCAGGCGCTCGGCGCTGAAGCGCGGATTGAGCAGCTGCTGGCGCACGAACGAGGGCGTGGACGCCCACACCGCCACATCGGACTGGCGCAGATGGTCGACGAAACGGTCGCTGTCGGCGATCACCTCGCGCGGGCACAGCACGCAGCACCCGCCCAGGCCGAGCGCGCCGCACAGGTCGAACAGCGAGAAATCGAAGTTGAACAGCATCTGGTTGAGGAACGCCGGCGCCGGCCCCAGCGCCAGGCAGTCGCGGATCCAGCCGGCGAACAGGGCCACGCTGTCGCGGCCGATCTGCACGCCCTTGGGATCGCCGGTGCTGCCGGAGGTGAACATGATGTAGGCCAGCTCCGGCACCGCCAGCGCGCGCGCGTGGTCGGCACCAGCGCCGAACGCATCGGTGGCGGCGTCGTAGACCGCGGCGGCATGCACCAGCGCGACGATGCGCTGCAGCCGCGCCGGTGGATTGATGGTGTCCACCGGCACGTAGGTCACGCCCAGTTGCAGGCAGCCGAGCATGGCCACCACGAAGGCGGCCTGCTTGTGGCCCCAGATCACCAGCGCATGGCCTGGCTGCACGCCGGCCTGCTGCGCGCGGGCGACCCAGTGCTGCGTGGCCTGGTACACCCCGGCCCAGTCCAGCACGCCATCGGCATCGCGCAGCGCGGGCGCCTGCGCGGCGCGTTCGCACTCGACGAAACGGCATCGCTCGAAATCAAAGCGCATGCATGCGGCTCCTGGCGCGGTCCACGCTCAGCGCCGGTGCGCGGCGACGTAGTCGGCCAGCACCTGCACCGATTCGACCAGCGTGTCGATCTCGTCGATCGGCAGGGTCACGCCGAGACGGTCCTTGACCTCGACCATCAGCTGCACCTTGGACATCGAATCGAACAGCGATTCCATGTATTCGTCGGGCTGCACGCGGGTGCCGATCACGCTCTCGACGATGTCGCCCAGCTGGGCCTGGAGGGTCTGCATGTCCATGGGATTCACCTTGTCAGAACTGGAAATAGAGGAAACGCGATGCCTTGTGCAGGCTCGACAGGCACAGCGCGAGCAGCGACAGCATCGCCAGCAACCACGGCAGGTTCGGCTGCCAGCGCATCCACGCGCGCGGCGCCGGGCTCGGCTTGCTCAGCGCGGGCGAATACACGCCCATGATCTGGTGCGCGTTCGGCGCCAGCCATACGATCGCCAGCAGCAGCGCGATGTACAGCAACTGCACGTGGTGGCCGATCAGCAGGCGCCAGGCATCGCCCAGGCCCATGCCGGCGACAGGGCCGAGGCCGTGCAGGCTTTCCGCGCCGCGCAGGCCGGCCATGCCCTGCACCAATCGCCATGCATCGCCCACGCCGTCGGCGCGGAAGAACGCCTGCGCCACCAGCACCGCGGCGAAGGTCAGCAACAGGCAACCGACATGCTGCAGCGGATTGAACCTGCGCAGCGCCGCCGGCGTGCGGCCGACGACGAAGATGCGCCAGGCATGGTTGATCGCCAGGTAGGCGGCATGCAGCAGGCCGAAGATCAGGAACTGCAGGCCGGCGCCATGCCAGATGCCGGCCAGGCCCATCGCCCACACCGTGGGCAGCACGATCAACGACAGGAAGCCGCCCGCCGAGGCCACCGCGGCCGGGCCGCCGGCGCGCCCGTGGCGGCTGCGCCAGCGCGTCACCGCCATCGCCACCGGGTAGTACAGGTAGGCGGTGATGTAGCGGGTCAGGGTCATGTGCCAGCGCGACCAGAAATCGATCACGCTGGTCGCCTTGTACGGCGAGTTGAAGTTGAGCGGGAAGCGGATGCCGAACATCCGCGCCAGCCCCAGCGCCATGTCCGAGTAGCCGGAAAAATCGAAATACAGCTGCAGCGCGTAGCTCAACGCCGTGGCCCATGCGCCCCAGAACTGCAGCTCGCCGGTGCTGGCGAAACCGGCGTCGGCGTGCGGCGCGATGCTGTCGGCCAGCAGCACCTTCTTGGCCAGGCCGATCACGAACAGCATGCCGCCGACCGACAGGTTGTCGGCGTGGAAACGGTAGGTCTCGCGCCTGCTGAACTGCGGCATCATTTCCTTGTGGTGGAGGATGGGGCCGGCGATCAGGTGCGGGAAGAAGGTCACGAACAACACGTAGCTGAGCGGGCTGCGGTCGTTGACCAGACCGGCGCGGCAGTCGAGCAGGTAGCCGATCTGGGTGAAGGTGAAGAAGGAAATGCCCAGCGGCAGGATCAACGCATCCAGCGGGCCGACGTTGAGCCCCAGGTCGTGGGCGAAGGTGACCATCGCCGCGACGTACTTGTAGTGCACCAGCAACGCCAGGTCGGCGGCCACGCCCAGCGCGACGACCAGCAGTTGCAGCCGTGGCCGCGTCCCCAGCGCCAGCACGAGCAGGCTGACCAGGTAATTGAACGCGATCGAGCCGAGCAACAGCACCACGAACTGCGGATTCCACCAGCCGTAGAACACGATCGAGGCCACGCACAGCCACAGCGCGGCCAGGCGCGGTTGCAGCGCACCGAGCAGGTAGTGCACGCCCAGCGCGATCGGCAGGAACATCAGCAGGAACAGGAAGGAATTGAACAGCATCGTCGGTCGGCGCTCAGTCGATCCCGGCCAAGGCCGCCTGCTCGCCCTCGGTCAGCGGCAGGGACAGGGCCATTTCGGAGAATTCCCAGATCACCAGCTTCAGGCTCGGCGGCCAGTGCGCGCGCTGCGGCCAGGCCGCCAGCAGCGCGCCGGAGAACTGGCCGCCGTCCAGGCTCTGGTTCCACACTTCGCGGCCCAGGGCATTGCCCAGGCGCTCGGCGAACAGGCTGCGGCGTCCGTTGGAGCTGCCCAGCAGCAATACCTCCACCGGCGGCGTGTCATCCAACAAGCCGCCGCTGCGCAGCGGTGCGATGGTCTGCTGCGGTTCGCGATCCAGTGCCGGGCGCCAGGCCGGCGGCGCATGCTCCAGCCCGGCCAGCACGATCAGGTCGCCCATCCGCGGCGTCGGCGCACCGGGCGCGCCGACCGCGAACGCCTGCCCGCCGCGCCCGCCGAGCAGCGGCAGCGCGGAGGTGGCCACCGCGTCGGCGGCGCGCTGCGCGCCGATGCGGTTCATGTGCACGTCGGTGCGGAAGAACACCGGCGCCTGCCCTGCCTGCAGTACCGGCAGCAGATCGGTCGAGGCCACGCCCGCGGCGGCCAGCGCCTGTTGCCACTGCCCCAGCCGCGCGCGCATCGGCGCCGAATGGTGCAGGCCGCAGGTATGCGCCTGCTCGATCCGCGATTTGTCCGGCACCACCACCACCAGCAGGTGCACGCCCTGCGCCTGCAGTTGCCGCGACCAGTGCCGCATCAGGTGCACGCGCTGGGCCAACACCGGCGCGCCTGCGCCCGCAGGCGGACGCAGGCCATCGCGGTAGAACAACCAGTCCGGACAACCCAGCGCGACCTGCGGCCCCGGATCGCCGAGCAGCCGATAGCGCACCGCCGCGCCGACCAGGTCGGCACGCGCCTGCAGCGGCGGCTTCAATGCCGCATTGATCGCGCGGCCGGCCTCGCCATCGGCCCAGCGTGCAGGCGCCAGCGATGCCGCCGGCAGTTGGGCGTGGCCCAGCATCCGGCTTCCGCACAGCAGGCCGGCGACCAGCAATGCGGCCAACACCACGGCCGTGGCGATGTGCGCCCGCGCCGGCGCGGCCGCGGGCAGGGGCGCAGCTGCGCCGGGACGTGCACTCATCGGCTTACTGTCCCAGCGCCTTGTGCAGGCGCGCCTGCCACTGCTGCACGCTCATGATCGAGGCGTTGTCCCACTGGCCGCGCGCGTCCGGGCCCTGCCCATAGGTCGGCTCGAACATCTGCCACACCAGCACCTGCGGCTTGCGCTGCTGGAACTCGGGCGATTCCAGATACTCCAGCAGCGTCGCCCAGTGGCCGACATTGCCGGGCTTCCAGTTCACCGACACCGGGCGATCGAGCGCGTTGGACAATTTCTGCGGAAAACCGAAATACGGCTGCACCATGCTGTGCCCGGTGACGTGCACCGGTGCCGGCGCGTCGTCCAGCAGCGCCTGCTGCTCGGACTGGCGGCGCACGCTGAAGGTGTCGCGGCCGACCGCCTTGCGCTGCGCATCGGTCAGGAACAGTTCGGCCAGATCGCCGAAGCGGCGCTCCTTGATCTCGCTGCCCAGGGCCATGCCGGTGCCGTCCCGGCCCTGCAGGTGCGGCAGCTGCTGGCGGATCTGCGCGGCGACCGCCGTCGCCACCGCGTCGGCGGCCGGTTGGGTCCAATGCTGGTCGCTGCGGTAGAACACGTCCTGCCCGCCCTGCTTGACCTGGCGCAGCACCTGCAGCGCATCCACCGCCGGCACCTGCGCCGTCACCAGACCGGTGCGGACCAGCGCATAGCGGCCGCGTACGGCATCGCTCATGCGCTTGCCGTCGGGCAGCTTGTCCTCGTAGAACAGCGCCTTGTCCGGCAGCACCACGACCTCCAGCGCGATCCCGGCCGCGGCCAGCGCCGCGCGCGCCTCGGCGATCAACGCGGTGTTGCGCCCGATCGCGGCGCCATCGACCTCGCTCAGGCTGCCCCATGCAGGGAACAACCAGCCGTCCTTGCCGACCATCACGATCGAGGACTCCTGCGCCGCGCTGGCGCTGGCGCTGGCGCTGGCTGTGGCAGTTGGCGCCTGCGCCAGCACCGGCGCGGCGGCGAAGGCGCACAGCAGGCCAAGCCACAGCGCACGGGTAGGCACGGGAACAATCGGGGCGACAGGATCGGTCATGGCAGGTGTTTGGGCAGGCATCAGTAGGAGAAGGTGGCGGTGGCGAACAGGCCCTTGGCGCGTTGGGTATCGCCACCGCCGATCGCGAAGCGGTATTGCACGCTCAGGTCCAGGTAGGACCGCGCCGCGTTGTAGCGGTCCTCGCGGAACCAGTAGCGCGCGCCGACGCCGGGACCGGCGCCGAGCGACCAGCTGCGGTCGGTGTCGGACAGGGCGAACGCCTGCTCGCCGATCAGCGGGTAGTCGATGCCGCTGACCCGCGAGCGCTGGTCGAGCCAGTCCGCGGCCACCACCAGAGACGGGGTCAGCACCCAGCGGGTCTGCTCGGCGCCGAAGCGGTAGCTGCGCCCGGCATGCAGTTCCGCGGCGGCGAACCATTGCGCGCGATGCAGGCGGCCATCGGAGGCGAGCAGGGTTTCGACCGGCGCGCCGCCGCTGTCCAGCCGATCCACGCTGAAGCGCGCGCGGTTGTCGTCCCAGCTGTAGCCGGCCTGCGCATAGCCGCTCAGCGTCCACCACTGGTTCACGTCGGTGCGCACGCCGGTGCCGTGGTAGAAGCCGTAGGTCAGGTAGGACATCCAGCCGCCGGCACCGCGGTCCAGGCGATAGCGCGCCTGCGTATTGATCTGCTGCGGCTGGTTGGAGTCGCGCTGGATGCGGCACTGGATCGCGGCCGCGTCCGGATAGACGCCGCCGTTGCGGGTGCCGCTGCCGAGGAACTGGCGGCGCTCGATGCCCGCGCTCAGGCCGGTGCGGCCGAACGCGTAGCGCACGCC includes these proteins:
- the ettA gene encoding energy-dependent translational throttle protein EttA, which translates into the protein MSQYIYTMNGVSKTVPPKRQIIKDISLSFFPGAKIGLLGLNGAGKSTVLKIMAGVDTDFSGEARPQPGIKVGYLAQEPELDPAKTVREAVEEGVGEVLQAQAALDRIYEAYAEEGADFDKLAAEQQRLEAILAAGDAHMVEQQLEIAADALRLPPWDAVIGPLSGGEKRRVALCRLLLQKPDMLLLDEPTNHLDAESVEWLEQFLARYTGTVVAVTHDRYFLDNAAEWILELDRGRGIPWKGNYTDWLMQKEERLKQEDNQEKSRQKAIQKELEWSRQNAKGGRTKGKARLARLEELQSVDYQRRNETNEIFIPPGERLGNAVLEFKHVTKKFGDRLLIDDLSFLVPSGAIVGIIGPNGAGKSTLFKMIIGKEKPDSGEIVLGPTVKLAYVDQSRDKLEGNHNVFQEVSGGLDILNINGVEIQSRAYLGRFNFKGQDQQKLVGSLSGGERGRLHMAKTLLQGGNVLLLDEPSNDLDIETLRALEDALLEFPGNTFVISHDRWFLDRIATHILAFEGDSHVEFFQGNYREYEADKRRRMGDDAGPKRLRFKALK
- the def gene encoding peptide deformylase encodes the protein MIRDIIRMGDQRLLRIAQPVDNFGSAELRALVADMFETMDAARGVGLAAPQIAVDLQLMVFGFDSNGRYPDAPPVPRTALANVQIEPLSDELEDGWEGCLSIPGLRAVIPRYRQIRYRGLDPDGNAVVCEAEGFHARVVQHEHDHLIGRLYPSRIRDFGKFGFEDVLSYEL
- a CDS encoding DUF4434 domain-containing protein — protein: MHNDRPGSSFFSPSRRDLLRLAVLAPAAIGLGLLPGCSNPPRFDGSFIQPWRSHLDLGAQDWQQHMALAQRLGCRQIVVQWAGLYGSGGDADWTLPDSTLQLIFSTAAAAGLQVRVGLPYHSGWWKALQAPELATLDAFLALTLEHARAYLQAAPWRRQANFDGWYLPYELEQFHWAQDARQQRLCSWLAALCAAASAGTGKVTAISTYFSRLQTSGSLPQLWNRILDQVPLRPMVQDGVGVAGLDNLDGVDPLLAALRARQVAFDVVVELFEELPSSAADGSHFQAQTADAARIQKQLAWAQRSGAAGIFAFALDPWLSQDSPRAQALRRQWRAGRP
- a CDS encoding acyl-CoA dehydrogenase family protein; the protein is MRERPVFREDHTLFRAQVRRFIDSQIAPHYAQWERDGITPRALWRAAGAAGLLNCQLPEPYGLGGDAVHAACVIEELARANFLGIGFSIHSDMVAPYLMQYGSDAVRTAWLPKMARGEAIGAIAMTEPGAGSDLKAIRTRAVRHGEHYLLNGQKTWISNGSNADVAVVVATVAPELGARGLSLFCVDTALPGVVRGAPMAKIGQHAQDTSELFFQDVAVPVSHLLGEEQRGFDYLGEQLAAERLAIALRAAASAEGMLDQTLAYVRQRKAFGRHLIDHQNTRFVLADAAARLAMLRSFLDQCLGAHMQGRLQATTAAMAKLNATEIQGQVLDALLQLHGGYGYSSEYGIGRAWADARALRIFGGTSEILRDIIGRAL
- a CDS encoding alginate O-acetyltransferase AlgF, whose amino-acid sequence is MKWMLALLAAAALAPLAATAQQDAAEGRLAQLYAARPPAGSAFVRVLNPGDAALEVGIGNGAAQRIGPASRATRYAIVEGGKPFALRVAGKAREQAQVAAGSFTTLVLDPAAPSRPLAVLADGGGSSDALKAEIRFYNLAGGCGQARLAIADGGAVVFPAVAAGASSARAINPVKARLVATCGSKDSAPLALPSLQPGDHYSLFLSGSGSAPVLQGQLSGTDPVGR
- a CDS encoding AMP-binding protein, producing MRFDFERCRFVECERAAQAPALRDADGVLDWAGVYQATQHWVARAQQAGVQPGHALVIWGHKQAAFVVAMLGCLQLGVTYVPVDTINPPARLQRIVALVHAAAVYDAATDAFGAGADHARALAVPELAYIMFTSGSTGDPKGVQIGRDSVALFAGWIRDCLALGPAPAFLNQMLFNFDFSLFDLCGALGLGGCCVLCPREVIADSDRFVDHLRQSDVAVWASTPSFVRQQLLNPRFSAERLPALQVFVFGAESLTPRVAEELWARFPQARIVNSYGPTEATCSTTWVEIDAALRAAAPNPFPIGVAKPYAEVFLDAGEICMAGDHVMRGYLDRPDLDQGVLFEHDGKRAYRSGDLGEVDAQGRFYFRGRRDDQIKLNGYRIELAEVDAALSTLDGVVAGAAVVLRRPDGSLVRMIGFVELSVPGVGAVRPLPDALRDWKRQLARRVPAYMIPSELIAVDALPTGNSDKVDRKQLEQRYAMARMLRSQETPR
- a CDS encoding phosphopantetheine-binding protein; the encoded protein is MDMQTLQAQLGDIVESVIGTRVQPDEYMESLFDSMSKVQLMVEVKDRLGVTLPIDEIDTLVESVQVLADYVAAHRR
- a CDS encoding MBOAT family protein — protein: MLFNSFLFLLMFLPIALGVHYLLGALQPRLAALWLCVASIVFYGWWNPQFVVLLLGSIAFNYLVSLLVLALGTRPRLQLLVVALGVAADLALLVHYKYVAAMVTFAHDLGLNVGPLDALILPLGISFFTFTQIGYLLDCRAGLVNDRSPLSYVLFVTFFPHLIAGPILHHKEMMPQFSRRETYRFHADNLSVGGMLFVIGLAKKVLLADSIAPHADAGFASTGELQFWGAWATALSYALQLYFDFSGYSDMALGLARMFGIRFPLNFNSPYKATSVIDFWSRWHMTLTRYITAYLYYPVAMAVTRWRSRHGRAGGPAAVASAGGFLSLIVLPTVWAMGLAGIWHGAGLQFLIFGLLHAAYLAINHAWRIFVVGRTPAALRRFNPLQHVGCLLLTFAAVLVAQAFFRADGVGDAWRLVQGMAGLRGAESLHGLGPVAGMGLGDAWRLLIGHHVQLLYIALLLAIVWLAPNAHQIMGVYSPALSKPSPAPRAWMRWQPNLPWLLAMLSLLALCLSSLHKASRFLYFQF